Proteins encoded in a region of the Populus nigra chromosome 3, ddPopNigr1.1, whole genome shotgun sequence genome:
- the LOC133688599 gene encoding tRNA (cytosine(38)-C(5))-methyltransferase 2 isoform X1, whose product MEEKKGLLPKKEEEPWRVLEFYSGIGGMRYSLLKAGVNAEVVEAFDINDKANDVYEYNFGHRPCQGNIETLTAADLDNYGAHTWLLSPPCQPYTRQGLQKQSGDARAFSFLKILELIPHTKQPPNMLFVENVVGFETSDTRAKMIEILASSEYITQEFILSPLQFGVPYSRPRYFCLAKRKPLSFQHEVCNNKLLWSPSPLFEHNENNVTDGWDQPPVNWDTLIHSCEPVERFLEFKSSSNRVTGGTGTDVSADCSGALENIDERNLNTMSQYIVPLSLIERWESAMDIVYPDSKRCCCFTKSYYRYVKGTGSLLATIQPNIKGKESSLKKQGLRYFTPREVANLHSFPDDFQFPEAISLRQCYALLGNSLSVAVVAPLLRYLFSQQS is encoded by the exons aTGGAGGAGAAGAAGGGTCTTCtacccaaaaaagaagaagagccaTGGCGAGTCCTGGAATTCTACAGTGGTATTGGTGGCATG aGATATTCACTTTTAAAGGCTGGTGTCAATGCAGAAGTAGTGGAAGCTTTTGACATAAATGACAAAGCTAATGATGTTTATGAATACAATTTTGGCCACCGTCCTTGTCAG GGTAATATTGAGACTCTGACGGCTGCTGATCTTGACAACTATGGGGCACACACGTGGCTTCTTTCACCACCTTGTCAACCCTACACTCGACAAG GTCTTCAAAAGCAATCCGGTGATGCTCGAgcgttttcttttctcaagatTCTTGAACTTATTCCTCATACTAAGCAACCTCCAAATATGTTGTTTGTGGAAAATGTTGTTGGATTTGAG ACTTCAGATACACGTGCAAAAATGATAGAGATATTAGCAAGTTCTGAATATATTACACAAGAGTTTATATTGAGCCCACTGCAGTTTGGTGTGCCTTATTCCAGGCCACGTTATTTTTGCTTG GCAAAAAGAAAGCCTTTATCATTTCAACACGAAGTCTGCAATAACAAATTGCTTTGGTCTCCCAGTCCATTGTTCGagcataatgaaaataatgtaaCAGATGGATGGGACCAACCACCAGTGAACTGGGATACTTTGATCCATTCTTGTGAGCCAGTTGAGAGGTTTCTTGAGTTCAAGAGCTCCAGCAACCGAGTAACTGGAGGAACTGGAACTGATGTTTCAGCGGATTGTTCTGGAGCTTTGGAGAACATCGATGAAAGAAATCTTAATACAATGTCCCAGTATATTGTTCCATTAAGCTTGATTGAGAGGTGGGAAAGTGCAATGG ACATTGTCTATCCGGATTCAAAGCGATGCTGTTGTTTTACTAAGAGTTATTATAGATACGTGAAAGGCACTGGATCCCTCTTGGCTACTATCCAG CCAAACATCAAGGGAAAAGAATCTTCATTGAAGAAGCAAGGGCTTAGATATTTTACCCCTAGGGAG GTCGCAAATTTGCATTCGTTCCCTGATGATTTTCAGTTCCCAGAGGCAATAAGCCTTAGACAATG TTATGCATTATTGGGAAACAGTTTAAGCGTAGCAGTGGTTGCGCCCTTGCTCCGCTATCTATTTTCTCAACAATCATGA
- the LOC133688599 gene encoding tRNA (cytosine(38)-C(5))-methyltransferase 2 isoform X2, whose translation MASPGILQWYWWHEVVEAFDINDKANDVYEYNFGHRPCQGNIETLTAADLDNYGAHTWLLSPPCQPYTRQGLQKQSGDARAFSFLKILELIPHTKQPPNMLFVENVVGFETSDTRAKMIEILASSEYITQEFILSPLQFGVPYSRPRYFCLAKRKPLSFQHEVCNNKLLWSPSPLFEHNENNVTDGWDQPPVNWDTLIHSCEPVERFLEFKSSSNRVTGGTGTDVSADCSGALENIDERNLNTMSQYIVPLSLIERWESAMDIVYPDSKRCCCFTKSYYRYVKGTGSLLATIQPNIKGKESSLKKQGLRYFTPREVANLHSFPDDFQFPEAISLRQCYALLGNSLSVAVVAPLLRYLFSQQS comes from the exons aTGGCGAGTCCTGGAATTCTACAGTGGTATTGGTGGCATG AAGTAGTGGAAGCTTTTGACATAAATGACAAAGCTAATGATGTTTATGAATACAATTTTGGCCACCGTCCTTGTCAG GGTAATATTGAGACTCTGACGGCTGCTGATCTTGACAACTATGGGGCACACACGTGGCTTCTTTCACCACCTTGTCAACCCTACACTCGACAAG GTCTTCAAAAGCAATCCGGTGATGCTCGAgcgttttcttttctcaagatTCTTGAACTTATTCCTCATACTAAGCAACCTCCAAATATGTTGTTTGTGGAAAATGTTGTTGGATTTGAG ACTTCAGATACACGTGCAAAAATGATAGAGATATTAGCAAGTTCTGAATATATTACACAAGAGTTTATATTGAGCCCACTGCAGTTTGGTGTGCCTTATTCCAGGCCACGTTATTTTTGCTTG GCAAAAAGAAAGCCTTTATCATTTCAACACGAAGTCTGCAATAACAAATTGCTTTGGTCTCCCAGTCCATTGTTCGagcataatgaaaataatgtaaCAGATGGATGGGACCAACCACCAGTGAACTGGGATACTTTGATCCATTCTTGTGAGCCAGTTGAGAGGTTTCTTGAGTTCAAGAGCTCCAGCAACCGAGTAACTGGAGGAACTGGAACTGATGTTTCAGCGGATTGTTCTGGAGCTTTGGAGAACATCGATGAAAGAAATCTTAATACAATGTCCCAGTATATTGTTCCATTAAGCTTGATTGAGAGGTGGGAAAGTGCAATGG ACATTGTCTATCCGGATTCAAAGCGATGCTGTTGTTTTACTAAGAGTTATTATAGATACGTGAAAGGCACTGGATCCCTCTTGGCTACTATCCAG CCAAACATCAAGGGAAAAGAATCTTCATTGAAGAAGCAAGGGCTTAGATATTTTACCCCTAGGGAG GTCGCAAATTTGCATTCGTTCCCTGATGATTTTCAGTTCCCAGAGGCAATAAGCCTTAGACAATG TTATGCATTATTGGGAAACAGTTTAAGCGTAGCAGTGGTTGCGCCCTTGCTCCGCTATCTATTTTCTCAACAATCATGA
- the LOC133688446 gene encoding peptidyl-prolyl cis-trans isomerase CYP95-like isoform X2 gives MSIADRDALGSQFIITFRANHHLDRKYVVFGKLVQGDKVLKNIEDVGDEEGRPTVTVKIINCGEFIEDKKKVNKLKVEKHKKSSRDRKRRRRNYLSDSESSSDSDMESTESDSDSDSLLSSSSDISSSSEDRRKKRKRTSKRDKRRRGKKRDKRREKRRKRRDKRSKRRTRRSSDSLTDGESESETSSDDDALNAQAKERKRRDPSQKTAEDQSPVVLEEEVPSLPCKKREEPDILEKEDGEFPKENGSRRSNGMGADAKSYGSEDREPDIRDDHPGKSRSQSMSPKRTTSKSMSISPRRSLSKSPDVSPKRSASRSRSASRSHPRVSQRSISRSPVRSGSSQSPARSFSRSPVRAKKARSISTSPVRSRSPRSFSRSPVRALPRRSQSRSPVRSLSRSLKKSISRSPLRDSRRSISRSLVRSSRRSISRSPVRSRRSISRSPVRSSRRSVSRSPVRSSRRSISRSPVRSSRRSVSRSPVRSSRRSISRSSGRAPSRRSVSRSPIRAPSRNNRRSYSRSPSTRRARFPDRRSLSRSVSPDGSPKRIRRGRGFSQRYAYARRYRTPSPKRSPVRSFRYSGRDRYSSYRRYSPRRFRSPPRGRTPPRYRGRRSRTRSPSVSRSPRYRNRHYSRSGSPVRSRSPVDVSKSRLSPRVARQRSPSSSRSPSKSRSSLDSQSPKRLSKDRSRSSSRSPGGKKGLVSYDDGSPDSSQR, from the exons ATGTCAATTGCCGATCGTGATGCTTTAGGCTCTCAATTTATTATTACCTTCAGGGCAAATCATCATCTTGACAG GAAGTATGTAGTCTTTGGGAAGCTTGTGCAAGGAGATAAAGTACTGAAGAATATTGAAGATGTGGGTGATGAAGAAGGGAGACCCACTGTAACAGTGAAAATAATCAACTGTggtgaatttatagagg acaaaaagaaagtaaataaactGAAAGTGGAAAAGCACAAGAAATCTTCTAGAGAcagaaagaggaggaggagaaactACCTGTCCGACTCGGAGAGTTCATCTGATTCTGATATGGAATCAACGGAATCTGATAGTGATTCTGACTCCCTTTTGTCCTCATCATCTGACATCAGTTCTTCAAGTGAAGATAGGcgcaagaagagaaagagaactTCTAAACGAGACAAACGTAGACGTGGAAAAAAACGAGACAAGAGACGTGAGAAGAGGCGAAAGAGACGTGACAAGCGATCCAAACGTAGAACAAGAAG ATCATCAGATAGTCTCACAGATGGTGAGAGTGAGAGTGAAACCAGCTCTGATGACGATGCTCTTAATGCTCAAGCAAAAGAGAGGAAGCGTAGAGACCCTTCTCAGAAAACTG CTGAGGATCAGTCTCCTGTGGTTTTGGAGGAAGAAGTTCCCTCCCTTCCTTGTAAAAAGAGGGAGGAACCTGATATACTTGAAAAGGAAGATGGTGAATTCCCCAAGGAAAATGGATCTCGACGAAGTAATGGCATGGGGGCAGATGCGAAATCCTATGGAAGCGAAGATAGAGAACCCGATATCAGAGATGATCACCCAGGAAAATCCAG GAGCCAAAGCATGAGTCCCAAGAGGACCACGAGTAAGAGTATGAGTATTAGTCCCAGGAGGAGCCTGAGCAAGAGCCCAGATGTTAGTCCAAAGAGAAGCGCAAGCAGGAGTCGCAGTGCTAGTAGAAGCCATCCTCGTGTCTCACAGAGGAGTATCAGCAGGAGTCCTGTTAGAAGTGGCAGCAGCCAGAGCCCAGCTAGAAGTTTCAGCAGAAGTCCTGTGAGGGCAAAGAAGGCTAGAAGCATAAGCACGAGCCCGGTGAGATCTCGGTCTCCAAGAAGTTTTAGCAGGAGCCCTGTGAGAGCACTGCCTCGAAGAAGCCAAAGCAGGAGCCCAGTGAGATCTCTGTCTCGATCATTGAAAAAGTCAATTAGCAGAAGTCCTTTAAGAGATTCTAGGAGGAGCATAAGCAGAAGCCTGGTTCGATCTTCCCGGAGAAGCATTAGCAGAAGCCCAGTTAGATCTCGGAGAAGCATAAGCAGAAGCCCGGTTCGATCTTCCAGGAGGAGTGTCAGCAGAAGCCCGGTTCGATCTTCCAGGAGGAGCATCAGCAGAAGCCCGGTTAGATCTTCCAGGAGGAGCGTCAGCAGAAGCCCGGTTAGATCTTCTCGGAGAAGCATTAGTAGAAGCTCTGGTAGGGCTCCTTCAAGGAGAAGTGTTAGCAGGAGTCCAATTAGGGCACCAAGCAGGAATAATCGTCGCAGCTACTCAAGGAGCCCTAGCACACGTAGGGCAAGGTTTCCTGATCGAAGAAGTTTGTCAAGAAGTGTTTCCCCGGATGGGTCTCCCAAGCGCATCAGGAGGGGAAGAGGTTTCAGTCAACGATATGCTTATGCTCGGAGATACAGAACTCCCTCTCCAAAGCGTTCTCCTGTGAGATCCTTCCGTTATAGCGGGCGTGATAG ATATTCCAGTTACCGAAGGTATTCTCCTAGGCGTTTTAGAAGTCCACCAAGAGGAAGAACTCCACCAAG ATATAGAGGGAGGAGAAGCCGTACACGAAGCCCATCTGTATCACGCAGCCCTCGTTATCGTAATCGTCATTATAGCCGCAGTGGCAGCCCTGTTCGCAGTCGTTCCCCAGTTGATGTGTCCAAGTCTCGTCTGTCTCCACGAGTTGCAAGGCAGAGGTCGCCGTCTAGCAGCCGGAGTCCATCAAAATCACGATCTTCATTGGATTCCCAGTCGCCAAAGCGACTCAGCAAAGACAGATCAAGGTCATCATCAAGGAGTCCCGGTGGGAAGAAGGGTCTGGTGTCGTATGATGATGGTTCTCCCGACTCTAGTCAAAGGTGA
- the LOC133688446 gene encoding peptidyl-prolyl cis-trans isomerase CYP95-like isoform X1 translates to MEKKMAKKNPLVFMDVCIDGDPKERMVFELFLDIAPKTVENFRALCTGEKGIGPKSQRPLHYKGSFFHRIIKGSMAQGGDILKRDGTFGESIYGDNFPDESPKLKHDEPGLLSMSIADRDALGSQFIITFRANHHLDRKYVVFGKLVQGDKVLKNIEDVGDEEGRPTVTVKIINCGEFIEDKKKVNKLKVEKHKKSSRDRKRRRRNYLSDSESSSDSDMESTESDSDSDSLLSSSSDISSSSEDRRKKRKRTSKRDKRRRGKKRDKRREKRRKRRDKRSKRRTRRSSDSLTDGESESETSSDDDALNAQAKERKRRDPSQKTAEDQSPVVLEEEVPSLPCKKREEPDILEKEDGEFPKENGSRRSNGMGADAKSYGSEDREPDIRDDHPGKSRSQSMSPKRTTSKSMSISPRRSLSKSPDVSPKRSASRSRSASRSHPRVSQRSISRSPVRSGSSQSPARSFSRSPVRAKKARSISTSPVRSRSPRSFSRSPVRALPRRSQSRSPVRSLSRSLKKSISRSPLRDSRRSISRSLVRSSRRSISRSPVRSRRSISRSPVRSSRRSVSRSPVRSSRRSISRSPVRSSRRSVSRSPVRSSRRSISRSSGRAPSRRSVSRSPIRAPSRNNRRSYSRSPSTRRARFPDRRSLSRSVSPDGSPKRIRRGRGFSQRYAYARRYRTPSPKRSPVRSFRYSGRDRYSSYRRYSPRRFRSPPRGRTPPRYRGRRSRTRSPSVSRSPRYRNRHYSRSGSPVRSRSPVDVSKSRLSPRVARQRSPSSSRSPSKSRSSLDSQSPKRLSKDRSRSSSRSPGGKKGLVSYDDGSPDSSQR, encoded by the exons ATGGAGAAGAAGATGGCGAAGAAGAACCCATTGGTTTTTATGGACGTGTGTATTGATGGCGATCCTAAGGAGAGAATGGTTTTTGAG CTTTTCTTGGATATTGCTCCCAAGACTGTAGAAAATTTCCGTGCTCTGTGTACAG GGGAAAAAGGAATTGGTCCTAAATCTCAAAGACCATTGCACTACAAGGGATCCTTTTTCCATCGCATCATTAAAGGTTCCATGGCTCAG GGCGGTGATATTTTGAAACGAGATG GGACCTTTGGAGAGAGCATATATGGGGACAACTTTCCAG ACGAGTCTCCAAAGCTAAAACATGATGAACCGGGTCTTCTGTCCATGTCAATTGCCGATCGTGATGCTTTAGGCTCTCAATTTATTATTACCTTCAGGGCAAATCATCATCTTGACAG GAAGTATGTAGTCTTTGGGAAGCTTGTGCAAGGAGATAAAGTACTGAAGAATATTGAAGATGTGGGTGATGAAGAAGGGAGACCCACTGTAACAGTGAAAATAATCAACTGTggtgaatttatagagg acaaaaagaaagtaaataaactGAAAGTGGAAAAGCACAAGAAATCTTCTAGAGAcagaaagaggaggaggagaaactACCTGTCCGACTCGGAGAGTTCATCTGATTCTGATATGGAATCAACGGAATCTGATAGTGATTCTGACTCCCTTTTGTCCTCATCATCTGACATCAGTTCTTCAAGTGAAGATAGGcgcaagaagagaaagagaactTCTAAACGAGACAAACGTAGACGTGGAAAAAAACGAGACAAGAGACGTGAGAAGAGGCGAAAGAGACGTGACAAGCGATCCAAACGTAGAACAAGAAG ATCATCAGATAGTCTCACAGATGGTGAGAGTGAGAGTGAAACCAGCTCTGATGACGATGCTCTTAATGCTCAAGCAAAAGAGAGGAAGCGTAGAGACCCTTCTCAGAAAACTG CTGAGGATCAGTCTCCTGTGGTTTTGGAGGAAGAAGTTCCCTCCCTTCCTTGTAAAAAGAGGGAGGAACCTGATATACTTGAAAAGGAAGATGGTGAATTCCCCAAGGAAAATGGATCTCGACGAAGTAATGGCATGGGGGCAGATGCGAAATCCTATGGAAGCGAAGATAGAGAACCCGATATCAGAGATGATCACCCAGGAAAATCCAG GAGCCAAAGCATGAGTCCCAAGAGGACCACGAGTAAGAGTATGAGTATTAGTCCCAGGAGGAGCCTGAGCAAGAGCCCAGATGTTAGTCCAAAGAGAAGCGCAAGCAGGAGTCGCAGTGCTAGTAGAAGCCATCCTCGTGTCTCACAGAGGAGTATCAGCAGGAGTCCTGTTAGAAGTGGCAGCAGCCAGAGCCCAGCTAGAAGTTTCAGCAGAAGTCCTGTGAGGGCAAAGAAGGCTAGAAGCATAAGCACGAGCCCGGTGAGATCTCGGTCTCCAAGAAGTTTTAGCAGGAGCCCTGTGAGAGCACTGCCTCGAAGAAGCCAAAGCAGGAGCCCAGTGAGATCTCTGTCTCGATCATTGAAAAAGTCAATTAGCAGAAGTCCTTTAAGAGATTCTAGGAGGAGCATAAGCAGAAGCCTGGTTCGATCTTCCCGGAGAAGCATTAGCAGAAGCCCAGTTAGATCTCGGAGAAGCATAAGCAGAAGCCCGGTTCGATCTTCCAGGAGGAGTGTCAGCAGAAGCCCGGTTCGATCTTCCAGGAGGAGCATCAGCAGAAGCCCGGTTAGATCTTCCAGGAGGAGCGTCAGCAGAAGCCCGGTTAGATCTTCTCGGAGAAGCATTAGTAGAAGCTCTGGTAGGGCTCCTTCAAGGAGAAGTGTTAGCAGGAGTCCAATTAGGGCACCAAGCAGGAATAATCGTCGCAGCTACTCAAGGAGCCCTAGCACACGTAGGGCAAGGTTTCCTGATCGAAGAAGTTTGTCAAGAAGTGTTTCCCCGGATGGGTCTCCCAAGCGCATCAGGAGGGGAAGAGGTTTCAGTCAACGATATGCTTATGCTCGGAGATACAGAACTCCCTCTCCAAAGCGTTCTCCTGTGAGATCCTTCCGTTATAGCGGGCGTGATAG ATATTCCAGTTACCGAAGGTATTCTCCTAGGCGTTTTAGAAGTCCACCAAGAGGAAGAACTCCACCAAG ATATAGAGGGAGGAGAAGCCGTACACGAAGCCCATCTGTATCACGCAGCCCTCGTTATCGTAATCGTCATTATAGCCGCAGTGGCAGCCCTGTTCGCAGTCGTTCCCCAGTTGATGTGTCCAAGTCTCGTCTGTCTCCACGAGTTGCAAGGCAGAGGTCGCCGTCTAGCAGCCGGAGTCCATCAAAATCACGATCTTCATTGGATTCCCAGTCGCCAAAGCGACTCAGCAAAGACAGATCAAGGTCATCATCAAGGAGTCCCGGTGGGAAGAAGGGTCTGGTGTCGTATGATGATGGTTCTCCCGACTCTAGTCAAAGGTGA